The window TGCCCGGAAGCATCAGTGGATACCTACTCGGCGCGCTGGCCATTACAGAGCCTGTTGCAGGCTCTGATGTGTCTAATATTCGGACTACTGCCGTGCGCGAAGGTGACCACTATGTAGTCAATGGCAGTAAGACCTTTATCACCAATGGATACCTCTGCGACTATATCGTGGCGGCTGTCAAAACCAAGCACGAGGCAGGAGCCGCCGGCATCAGCCTGCTCCTCATTGACAAACGCGAGAGCGATGGAGTGCGAGCCAACAAACTCAATAAACTGGGCTGGCATTCTTCAGATACCGCTGAGATTTTCTTTGACAATGTGCGCGTTCCGGTCTCTAATCTCATAGGAGAAGAGAATCAGGGCTTTTACTACATCATGAACAAGTTTCAGCTCGAACGCCTCATTATGGCCATCGGCGGCGTAGCTGCCGCAGAGGTCGCGCTCCAAACAGCCCTCAAGTATATGGCAGAGCGCGAAGCTTTTGGGCGACCTATCAACAAATTTCAAGCGCTGCGCCACCGGATTGCGGACTTATACGCAGAGCTAGAAAGCACCAGATACTTTGTATACCACGTAGCGCGCCTCCACAACGACGGCCACTATGATGTAAAGCTGGCTTCTATCGCCAAGCTCAAAGGCACAGAGCTAGCCGACCGCGCTACGTATGAATGTCTACAATATTTTGGAGGCTATGGCTTTATGGAAGATTATCCGCTGGCTCGGATGTTCCGCGATAGCCGTATTGGCACCATAGGCGGGGGTAGCTCCGAAATTATGCGTGAAATTATTGCCAAAACCCTCATCGATTCGGTGAAATATGGACACGAAAGCCAAAACAATACACCAACATCGGACACGGCTATCACAGCCCGCGAGATAATCGCAGGGCTGCCACAACGCTTCAAGCCCGAAAAGGCTGCCGCCTATGAAGGGGTGTTTCATTTTGACCTCTCTGGCACGGGGGGCGGGCAGTATACCGTACGTCTGGCCGCTGGCGATTGCCAAGTAAGTGTGGGCTTCCAAGGCACTCCCACTTGTGTGGTGGAGACGAGCGCAGAGGTCTATGCGGCGGTTGAAACTGGCCAGATGGACCCTCAACAGGCTTTTATGGGAGGCAAAATAAAGGCTTCCAATCCGATGGAAATGCTCACCTTTGGTAGTTTCTTTAAGCGGCTGAAGAAGTAACATCAAGCATCCCTGCACCCGAATGAGCGTTTTTGGCAGCTAACCCTACCAAGAGCGCTCATTTTTGTTGAGGGGTATCGTAGGGCTCTGCTTATGTCATAAGGGGCTACAACCAAATGTGCCATAGGCTACAAAAACAAAAAACCACTCTTATTGATGTAAGAGTGGTTTGTGGGAGTGGGTTTTGAGGGATTCGAACCCCCGACCCTCTGCTTGTAAGGCAGATGCTCTGAACCAGCTGAGCTAAAAACC of the Eisenibacter elegans DSM 3317 genome contains:
- a CDS encoding acyl-CoA dehydrogenase family protein; amino-acid sequence: MQAYYFSEEHELFREGLRRFLAQEVHPHINAWEQAGEIPKDIWKKFGQMGYLGLNYPEAYGGSDADFFYTVAYIEELAWLNSGGFNAAAGVTPYMAGAHILAAASEALKQKYLPGSISGYLLGALAITEPVAGSDVSNIRTTAVREGDHYVVNGSKTFITNGYLCDYIVAAVKTKHEAGAAGISLLLIDKRESDGVRANKLNKLGWHSSDTAEIFFDNVRVPVSNLIGEENQGFYYIMNKFQLERLIMAIGGVAAAEVALQTALKYMAEREAFGRPINKFQALRHRIADLYAELESTRYFVYHVARLHNDGHYDVKLASIAKLKGTELADRATYECLQYFGGYGFMEDYPLARMFRDSRIGTIGGGSSEIMREIIAKTLIDSVKYGHESQNNTPTSDTAITAREIIAGLPQRFKPEKAAAYEGVFHFDLSGTGGGQYTVRLAAGDCQVSVGFQGTPTCVVETSAEVYAAVETGQMDPQQAFMGGKIKASNPMEMLTFGSFFKRLKK